Proteins co-encoded in one Pseudomonas beijingensis genomic window:
- a CDS encoding YbdD/YjiX family protein, which produces MFNDLSRLGKYLGQAARLMVGMPDYDNYVEHMQTKHPDKPMMDYEAFFRERQEARYGGKAGPKCC; this is translated from the coding sequence ATGTTCAATGACTTGAGTCGCCTGGGTAAATACCTCGGTCAGGCCGCCCGCCTGATGGTCGGCATGCCCGACTACGACAACTACGTCGAGCACATGCAAACCAAACACCCGGACAAGCCGATGATGGACTACGAGGCGTTCTTTCGCGAACGCCAGGAGGCCCGTTACGGCGGCAAGGCTGGGCCCAAGTGTTGTTGA